CCGCACTGGCCGGCAACATCGGCCTGCCGCTGCTGGACCTGGATGGGCAGCACGCGGATCTGTGGGCGGTCGAACTTTCCAGCTTCCAGACCAGCGAAGCCGGCCCGGTCGAACTGGGCGTCGTCGTAAGCCTGGCCGAGGAGCACCTGGACTGGCACGGCACCCGCGAACGCTACATCACGGACAAGCTGAAGCTCGCGGACGTGTCGCGCACGCTGTTGGTCGATGCCGAGACACCGCTGCTGATGGAACGCACCGCTGCGCATCCGCGCCGCCGGACCTTCGGCGATGCATCGGGCTGGAATGCCGCCGATGGATGGATCATGCGCGGACATGAACGCGTATTCGACGCCGCCTCACTGCCGCTGCACGGCGCGCACAACGTGCACAATGCGTGCGCTGCACTCGCGGCGATCGAGTTGCTGGGCTTCGACGCACGCGCGGCGGCATCGTCGCTCGCCGCGTTCAGGCCGCTGCCGCACCGGCTCACGTCGCTGGGCGTGCGCGACGGCGTCGAATGGATCGATGATTCGATCAGTACCACGCCGGATGCCGCGTTGGCGGCGCTGGAAAGCCTGCGCGGCCGCGCGGTCATGCTGATCCTGGGCGGACACGACCGTGGCCTGGACTGGAACGGCTTCGCGCGCGCGCTGCGCGCAAATCCGCCGCACGCGATCATCGCGCAGGGCGCAGCCGGCCCGCGGATCGCGCGCACGCTGCGCGGTTCAGCACTGGCCTGTCCCATCGAAGAAGCCATCGATCTCGCCGCCGCGGTCGCGAACGCAAGAAAAACCACCTCGCGCGGCGGCGCCGTGCTGCTCTCGCCGGGCGCGCCGAGCTTCGACCAATTCAGGAACTACGCCGAACGCGGCAGCGCATTCGCGCGGCTCGCAGGTTTCGATGGCGACGCCATCGGCGAAATCACCGGGCTCGGCATCGCCTGACCTCGTGCAGTCGGCCAGCTTGGCGCATCCTGATCGTTCAGCCGGCTGTTCTTGACGCGGTGGGCGATGGCGGCGAACGACCGCCAGCGCTGCGTCAACCTGCTGCTTGCGAAGCAGGCGTGCCGTCCGACCAACGGCCGATACGGACCATGAAAATGGTCGCGCGTTCCTCGGGGTCTTTCGTCGAGATCACCGGCGAACCGGGCAGGTCGGCTCCCCAATCACCCCTTGCGTTTTCCGAAACGAAGAACATCAGGTGCGGATGCCAGCGCCTCGCTGTAACGGGATCATCGCCGAGGTACTGCTGCTTCGACATCATGTAGCACATGGCGCCCGCGCCGAGCGCAGGCAATTCCTTTTTCCGGAACGCCAATGCAAGTGCCTTCGCGATTTCTTGCCTGGTTTTTCCGGCGAGTACCAGCTCGGTCTTCATCAGGTAGATGGGCGCAAAAGTCTTTGCGGCGGCCGGGTTGAAACAAATCGGGCCACGGACTTTGGGGTTCCGGAATTCCGGATCGGTAGTGGAGTTGCCCCACGATCGTTCAACGATGCAGAGAAAGCCATT
The genomic region above belongs to Rhodanobacteraceae bacterium and contains:
- a CDS encoding UDP-N-acetylmuramoyl-L-alanine--D-glutamate ligase, coding for MRFAELEHADVAVWGYGREGRSVLAALRRRFPDKPLTLYCGRDETEAARAKGDKNLRVTGAAPDADALAAHDIVIKSPGISAYKPGILAARERGTRFTSGTALWFGENPDARVVAVTGTKGKSTTTALIAHLARALRVRTALAGNIGLPLLDLDGQHADLWAVELSSFQTSEAGPVELGVVVSLAEEHLDWHGTRERYITDKLKLADVSRTLLVDAETPLLMERTAAHPRRRTFGDASGWNAADGWIMRGHERVFDAASLPLHGAHNVHNACAALAAIELLGFDARAAASSLAAFRPLPHRLTSLGVRDGVEWIDDSISTTPDAALAALESLRGRAVMLILGGHDRGLDWNGFARALRANPPHAIIAQGAAGPRIARTLRGSALACPIEEAIDLAAAVANARKTTSRGGAVLLSPGAPSFDQFRNYAERGSAFARLAGFDGDAIGEITGLGIA